ACCCACAGCAGAGGGAATACGACCCAGCAGGGCAGACACCTGAGAAGTAAGATGACTTTGGTCACCATCAAGCAAGTCATTCAACATTTatctgaatttaaaaaaaaacaaaaaacaactaataacTGCTGTTACAAATGCATCTTCAGGGAAACATTTCCTGCCCTTTTGCTACAGACAGACATGATGGAAGTTATCACAGACCTCAGAGCCAGCCTGTGTGAAACGGAAGATGTTGTCGATGAAGAGCAGCACATCCTGACCCTCCTGGTCACGGAAGTACTCTGCTACGGTCAGTCCAGTCAGAGCCACTCTGGCACGGGCACCGGGGGGCTCATTCATCTGTCCGTACACCAGGGCCACCTAGCAGGGACAACAGTTCAGGCAAGTGCTTGATGTTTGCTACTATGCAATggtaggtcttttttttttccccctccttctcaatgtgccacaatttcaagaaaataaataaataatgccgGCCAACCAAAATCCTCACCTTGGAGGTGGTGTCCTTCAGGTTGATGACACCGGACTCAATCATTTCATGGTACAAGTCGTTTCCCTCACGGGTACGCTCTCCCACACCGGCAAACACAGAGTAACCACCATGGGCCTTGGCCACGTTGTTGATCAGCTCCATGATCAATACAGTCTTGCCCACACCAGCACCACCGAACAGACCTGTGACCATGAGAAATGTAGGATTAGTTTTAATGATATTACCAAGTAGCTTCAAAGAATACAGTATACAATACTGCAAAACCACAATTGTGAGCAAACATTTACGTTTAAGCACATACCAATCTTTCCTCCCTTGGCATAGGGGGCCAACAGGTCCACCACCTTGATGCCAGTCACCAGAATCTCCTGCTCCACACTCATGTCAGTGAATTCAGGGGCCTCAGCATGGATAGGTGCAGTCctgagggaggggaggaggataACTTGCAGCTATTCAAAGAGCAAACTTGTTTTTGCCCGCCAACAGATTTTTAAAGCTCAACATTTTTAAGCATAGCAAGCTCTTTAACACCTGCTAATCATTGCCACTTTTAATATTGTCAATTACATAAGACATTGTCATTGCAATATTGTAATCCAATGTGTTATTTTCAAGCGCAAACTCACTGCTTTGTGGAGATGGGACCCCTTTCGTCGATGGGCTCACCGATGACATTCATAATCCTGCCCAGAGTCTCAGGACCCACTGGGATTCTGATGGGGGCACCAGTGTCCAGAACTCTCTGTCCACGGACCAGACCCTCAGTACCATCCATAGCAATGGTACGCACTGTGTTCTCCCCTAAACACAAacatttgtttagtttattgttcTGTCTGCTCATACGGGTGCAGGGCTTAATGTTGTAATGCAAATTGCTCACCAAGATGCTGTGCCACCTCCAGGACTAGCCTGGAATCACGGCCGGCGACCTCCAGGGCGTTGAGAATGGGAGGAAGGTCCTCATCGAACTGAACGTCGACAACGGCACCGATGACAGCCACAATGCGCCCGGAGGCGGCGGCTGCAGCGGCAGCAGGTGCGACATAGTCTCTGCCTGTAAAGTAATGCAGACGTAATGTGCAGTTAAGCTCAGTGTCATACATGTGTGCGACAGTCATGACCTTGTAATGCCAGTAGCATAAATGGTCTTTAACATAGCACCATGTCCGCTGAAAAAGCACCGGATAGAGCAGCCAGACAACTGCGTGTCTGGCCGTCTCAATGTCAAGTAATTGTTGGTGCTAGCTAAGACTATGAATCAGCTTTTACAAACAACTAAAATGATCGAGTAATGGTCTTTAGCACAACAAGCGTACTTGTGTGAAATGTACCATCATAAACACTACAAACTCAAACAAGCCACTTCCCCGCGGCCTAAATAACATTAACGTAGAAAGACTGACAGATGAATGAAGTGTACTTCGAGCTAACAATGCTAACGCGACTACTGCCAATGACAGACGCAGGACATTCAGTGGCAAGTAGGTTAATCATACGCGTTATGCTTTTTCTATATGTAACGTTAGATGAATCGAATGGTCTGTGGATAAATGTTGCAGAAGACTGTCCAGACCTTGCTAAAAAGCACTTGTAATGCTAACTTAGCAGGCTCTGCACGGTCTCACACCGCCTCATGTCATTACATAAAGGTCATTGCTGCTAGCACAAGAAAAACACAGCCCAAGTCATTTTCTGATGCATAACATATGTCAATAGGAGAATAGATGCACATGTTTACACATATAAACGTTAGAATTGCTCCAGCATTTATCAAGTTTGACATTTAAATGTTCAGGCCTGCTACGCCAGCGTGTTACTAGCaacagctaacattagcattgcGCCTGCCCTTCTCAGACAGGCTCGTAAATGCGTAGTTTTTTTGTACGATTTCGCTCAAAAGCACCAAGCATGCAGGACTTACGTGAAAGGACGGCTGGGGATCCAACGAGAGCCTTAAGGGGCTGAACCCCAGGCTTAAGAGCCTGTAGTGCCCCGGTGCAGCAGCGTCCCACAGCTCCCAACATTGTCAAAATGGCTGAAGGtggaaagagacagaggaacTTGTGGCTTTATAATGAATGGCCGCTGAGGCTAACTGCGCGTGCGCGCAACGTAAAAAGGCTGAGCATGCGTAGATGTTGAGCGTATCCAACTGCCCTCCAAAGCAAATGTGACTGCTGAATGACAGTCCAAACAAACGATTACAAATGagttaaaacattaatatcAGTCGTTCACTTATTTCAGACCTACATGGGGACAAATGGTTTTGGCATTGTAGTGGTGCCACTGTCCTATTTGTACACACCCACTGTATGTGTCACACCTCAAGGAGAGTAAAGCTTCCCCCCTGACATTTATTGTTCATGTCTGGAGTCCCTGTTTTGCTTAGGTCATTAAAAGTGCTCTCATTTCCCAGGGAAATTGTAAAAATATCCACAGTTCCATGTTCTGATTGAAAACTAGACCACTGCCTGTCTTTACAGAACTTTAAACAATGCATTAAGACTTTAGTATTCTATTTTACTTAACATAAGGTGTCAGTTGACCTCATCATGTCAGTGGTATGTAGACTTAAAACACTGTGTCTGCACTGACTAAACTAAACAGCTAGGCTGGTGACAGTGGTGAGCATTGATTTAAGTACTGtactacttaagtacaatttcaaaTTACTTCCCCAGAGGGTCTGAGGACACTCTCCACTAGGGGTATCGCTTTGTTCAGGGGTGTCTCTCAGTGAAGgacatctgcctgcctgccttttGGTCCTCTACCTCAACCTTTGTGCAGTCGTATCTCAGGGTCATGACTGTTGGCTCAGTGTTGAATGCAGTGCTTGGTGTACCATTTGGGGGGGACCTCATCTGGAGCAGACTgaggtgttttttgtgtgtgggtttgGGTTCAGGTTGCCAAGGCGGTGCCTCAGAGGGGAAAACCAATGGCAAAGCCCATTAGGCTCTGCACATTCTCTACACATACCAGGTAGCTActatttaaaagtaaaagtcctgccttCAATTGTATTTGACCTAAGAAGTTCAGAAGTATTAGCAGCTAAATGTACCTAAAGTAAAGTGCAagtatttattttacagaatGGCACCTTTCGGAGTAtattggattattattactgGGGCTTTCAGTTCATAGCAATCATattttatgaatcatattttacATGCTAATTATGTTAAGATGATAAGATTTatatctgcaaagtaactgtagctgtcacatttatgtagtggagtaaaaagtacaatatgtcCTCCCAAAATGTagaggagtagaagtataaagtaacagaaaatggaaatagttGAGAAAGTACAAGTTTCTCAAAATGATGAGAAAATGTACCGCCACTGCTTGCTTATTCTGGGTCACTAAAGGCTGCATGATTTCATGATTCAGCATGATTTGAGTGGAGGGCAGGGCAACATCACATTTTTAGGAAAATATTAGGCCTGAGTGTATATAAATtgataaattaattgttttttaacCTGAACCATACTACTGTACATATTAATTCTAAATCACTGATTTGTTTCAATATGCTGTTGAGTGCCCCACAATGAAATGCACAAAGAAAAGGCAGGagctgtttataaaaaaaaatagtattaaaTATGGAATTTAGGATGCAGCAGGTGTCAATTGTAAGCCTTGAGAAGTGTGTCCACCATATTTACACTAGAGGGTGCTGCTGTATagatgatggtgtgtgtgtgtgtgtgtgtgtgtgtgtgtgtgtgtgtgtgtgtgtgtgtgtgtgtgtgtgtgtgtgtgtgtgtgtgtgtgtgtgtgtgtgtgtgtgtgtgtgtgtgtgtgtgtgcgtgccttaGTTTAAAGCATAAAAGCATAATGATTCTGTGACTTGTAAACAGATTCTAAACAAGCAATGTCCTCTGGCAGAATTATATGTAGAGCAGAATCACTATGTATTAACAAATGACAGTGGGTAATGAGTTAGTTTCtcttttgaatgtgtttttaaaacacattaCTGTAACTGATTGAATAAGGCTTGGCAACACTCCTACCCACATATCTGACTATCTGCAGCCATAAATGCATCTCTACTAGTCTGTATTTGTctgtgaaaacacagcacatatTCACATATTCACACCCCAAAGTAAAATGCATACACGGAATGTGTATGCATATGCAATACATGTTATAATGTACCTGTAATAATCcaacaaaacagacaaaaaagggTTCTCAGTCATTACTCATCAGACACTTACTTGGccattaaagctgattctgagaTACATGCAGGGGAACCCTGAGAATGTCacttaaagtaaaaacaaatgtaacattttatGTGGAAAAAGTCGAGGGAGCAATGTTGTGATCCTTAAAACTCTTGGGATTGGGTTTGACAATCTGcaatgtttcccaaaatgtttccATATATTACTCCTTAGTGTTTGGAGGATTGTGATTGTGTTGCTGTTACTGTAGCCACAGTGATCAGGCTGAATGAGTTCACAACAGTGAGAGATGCAAGAATGGACATGTTCCTCAACATGATCCAGTGCAGCAGTAGAAAAGTCTGATGACCTACATTATGGAGTGATCTCTGGATCCGGCTCTGTATTTGAATCCACAACAATAAACTTTATTCAAATCCTTGCAAATGTTTCCCATCCCAAACAAATGTCGCACCTGTGTATTGTCTCTGTCAGGTTTTGCGAAGCACCCCTTCATCATACTTGGGACAGTTTGACAGCAGGCGGCCTTTGACCTTCCACAGACATGTTCCATGCAGCACTGGTGAGGAAACaatttttctacttttaaaatgttttgatcAAAGAGCTTAAAGGTGACAAGAATACGCTCTCTAGGCCAGTGGTTCCTACAATGGAGTCTGGGGACCCCCAGGGGTCCCTGATGTCATTCCAGGGGGTCCCCTGGAGGAATCATTTAAtttcactataattccatcctTAAGTAACACAACgacagaatgtatgactattttggtcatgggtttcatacactttctgtaatgaaacatctaaaagcaaaaatcctatcagatgggAGACCCTGGGACAAATCTTATCAAATTGGGGTCCGTGGTccaatttgtgtcagttttgggGTCCTTGACGTGAAAAGGTTTGGGAACCACAGCTCTGGCAATGTAGCAATGTCGACCTGTCTGTCATTCCAGCACTTTAGTCCAGACTGTAATTTCTCAGCAATTATTGGGTATATTGTCATGACAATTTGTAAACACATTATTGGTCCCCACAGTATGAATCCTGACAACTTTGgcgatcccctgacttttccagTAGTCTCACCATAAAtttcacatttgtggttttgagtgaaatatctcaacaactgttggatAGATTGACATGAAATctggtacacacattcatgttccccttaggatgaaatgtaataactttggtggtCCCtcaacttttcatctagcaccaccatcaggtcaacatttacatttgtccaatagttttggtttaacctgcaaaactaacatttccatcagcctcagctctaCTTTCTGTTTGATGCTAATTAgcaaaatgttagcatgctttaaACACTAAGACAGTGACTGTCAGGTACAAGACAGACAAAACATGTTTATGCATtattaatgcattttatttataattgaCAACTTATAAAACTCTTTCTGAATGTTTGTAGTACAGCAACCAATAACGCATTCCTCTGGTACACCATGACAGTTACTCTCTTACAGGATTATGTTCAGTTTTACCTTGGTCTGTGGTGTAGCTGTTAGATCAGACTGGTATGAAAACCTGTTGGGACATACCTGTACATAGCGGTTTCGTTGCTCTGAGTACTCTTACTTGGTTTGCCATTCAGCCCATTAACAATAAACAGCCACTCATGTCAGTTGGTGCTGAAACTATATGTTGAAAGAACATGCATTATCTTGTAAAAACAGTGGTTAAATATCACAGGATAGATACCTGGAGGGGTAGGGGATATCAAAGAGCTAAGTGGTGGCTTTCGCAGTGTCATAAAAGAACTCTtgttttcctcctctttttatACCACATACCTTTTCTCAGCAAACCATTTACTCTTTAAAAGTAAATTCAGTGGCATTGAATAAAAAATGCCATGTCCTGCTTTGCCCTTTTGTGGCTGTTTGCATGTGCTCATGTAAATAAGAccatattattcatgtattCCCATATACTCATTGACTGAATGTCACCTCGTTGGTGGGTTTAGAGACACTGTGGGATCTGCTTTAAGAACGCACACTTTAAATGCTGCGTAGCGAACATGTAGGCTCATTATTTTAGAATCCCTGCTGTGAACAAAATCAAGAATGTAAGAACTTAACttcctttttttattgtcataacAGGCATGTGGATTTGCAGATATCTCCTACTTTGGGCATATCTAGTTATATTCGTTTTTTAAGggatatttttaaattaaatttttttttttttttttttttttaaatattgtgtGTCAGGCAACTAAACAAGTGTCTGAGCTGTAAaagttttattcatttatgGGAAGTAGCCAAAGCAGTGAGGCCAGACAGCAATGACAGCTTCTTTCTATTTCTTGCTGCAAACTAGTTCCAAACAGACACAATATTACAATGACAAAAATAATTGCCATAAACCCGTACTTTGCTTAATCAGCTCTCTACATGAAGTAAGGTCAGCTGAACCAGATTTGAGCAGGTCCATCTTTCAGGCAGAACATTCTTGAGTGACAGTTAACTTTTCTAATACAGTAGGCAATAAAAACATACGCCGTGTTGCAGAGTTATGTGATTCCAGCTCCAGCTTTTATGGCTGCAGACAGTCTCATGGGATATTAAGAGTCCTCTGATCCAGGACTACATGGGAATTATAATAAGATTAAGGCAATATGAGACTTTGGTGCTGAAAAGGATACGCAGCAGGTTTCAATAAAAACTGGACTGATTCTGAAGTTATAACCTTTCACGTCCGGCTTTGAAGAGATCTCTGCCAGAAAAGAGACTTCTTCTTCTGATTTTGAAAGTAGAGTTAAGGTGTGTATGATATATAAGAAAAGCTTATTGGGTAGATCTCACTCATTATGATGATATCTGAACAAAATGGATGAATAAACTAAACTGTGACTGTAgaccaaaaaaatatataacacctGTCCTGtcagaaaagaataaaatatgCAGACTATTTAGCTGTAAATGCTACAGTGGCACTACCCTTCATACAAATTTACTTCTTCCAGGCTCTTGGAAATATATGTTTACATAAATCATGCCAAGAGAAAGACTAACAAATGACTACTCTAGGTGTTTTCACAGATGAATCATGGTACGCTGCTCTTGCAGGCTGAGTTGCCTTAAGGTATAAATCACCTATCCAAACTTTTCCAGCTCTCTGGATTATTCCGAGGGCGAGGCATCTGGAGGCACAATGAAAGAAAACGTGAAtaatatatactttatttaaaaattcTATTTTCAAAACATCTGTCACGCAACGCTGCAGTCCCTCTCAGCTTGATGGAGCTTTagcgtctttcagctcattgttttggttttattgccTACAACttaactgttttggttcactctcacagcTCTCAGAGCACCACTTTCGGCTGCAGCAGGCAGgtgttttcagcaaaaaaagCTCTAACTGcacactacctgcccagcaccaaatggcagacaaacaaagttagcaactagctagtgaacatatatgagcatttagcagctgaagagccagatatttggtagagaccaaatcaatgctaatgttgctatgtgctggatgtgtaaacaagttcaccatatcaaCTTTGTGTTCACAGCTTGTTACTGTTGctcccaagtggccaaaatatCAGTAATAGATATTACAGGTTTTATCATGATCCTGGGTTTAGTTTAGTTCAgatgtgtataaagtactagagacccatacttgtgTATATACTAAgcgctctatcaaaaaagtgacttgagtagaagttgaagtgctctttaagcaccacacttaagtagaagtactaaagtattcaaatttttttgtacttaagtattgcaagtagtttattttaaaatctactactcaagtactgacagtaaaagtacaagtattgtgttatttagttattaaagaaagcagtcaaaagtttgaatatcatattgtttatattatttcaaatgtttagcctaaggctgtagccaaagtaattaacaaatattaaatatattgtattaaaaataacaaatattaacaaatactgaaataaaatgtacaattatcacactgtggaagtaaaatgaacatcctctccagcacagtaacaactaaagccccaaaaaacgtatcacacactagctagtaacatgtgtgatgtagtggaaagttagcaagctagcaaaatacagataaactagcagcttcacatcacagggtaattagcgtacgtaactaacgtagccgtaactacacacactgtaacctacacagtctccgtagcgtgaggaattcacaacagtaacgagtaacgatgcagcacataaaaaatgtatcggagtaaaagtatttcattcattgaaaatatgtactcaagtaaaagtggaagtaggagaaaaaaataatactccagtagagtacagatacagccttttagtacttaagtagagtagtgaagtagttctacttagTTACTAGACGGCTCTGgtttagtttcctgttttattttgtagggtCATTTCCcatgtgtcatgtcttgtttgattgcctgccttgtgtgttttttttttccaccttatGTGATTTTCTGcgccgccctgatgtgtttcacctgttcatcagccctcatgtcaccAGTGTCTCATTATAACCACAATTGCCACAATTAACAATTACAGAATAATGGCAAATGCTAAAATACAGTGTAATAGTAGTCCAAGTATTCATCTATCTAAAGTTAACTAACGAACAATTACCCTTAGCCACCGTAAGCTGCAGGTCATACCAGAACAAATAAGGCTGTAGCAGCAACATTTCTGAGTGAGCAAAGGTGTGTTTTATTTCGTATCAATTCAATATTTGTAAGAGAAGgttgtgttgtttctttttttcaaaaatagccTAATCCTGCtttgttattcatttttttgCCTATAAACAGGGATATTTTATTAGAAATGTTAGAATCAGCCTTTCCATGTGTAAAATGTCATTACAAACTCCCAAACTCTCCAGAAATAATATCAAGTATCTGATCATGGTGTCTTTAATGGTGGCTGCCATTTTGATTTTAAACCAGCTGTCCTGGACAAATTGATATTATTCCCAGGGGCTTTGCTCTCTATTCCTGTTTCAAATAGCTGAGGACTTACTAGAgctaacaaagtaaaagtaactctaaaaaataaaaggggGCAATAATTGCTCTGTCATGACAAGGAATTTCTGCAGTGTCTGTAGCTGCCTCCTCAGGCACCCCTCCCATACTCTCCCCTAAATGGGAGTGAGTGAGTTCAAAAAAGGGCTGGACTTCCCTTAATTTACTGCAAGCTTAGAATGGCTTGAATTTTGTCTCATGAGAGCCGGAATACAGTCTAACCTTTTCAGCAacgcgctgctgctgctgctgctggtggtgtcACCATAAGGTGCCTACTTGACCTACAGACTCAACAACAGTGGAAGAGGACACTCAGCTTGATGCTCAGAACATGGAACCAAACTAACTCTGATAGAAcaatctctccttttccctattTGCTCTTTTCTGAATTTCCTCACTGCCAGGAGAGCTTTATAGAGCTGAACACATTGGAGACCTAAGTCAGCAACCTTGTGAGTTATGCATGCTTGATGTCTTAAACACGCATGCCTGTTAAAGCTTGTTCTCTGAGTGTGTGCAAGTTTTTTTTGGAAGGTATTAAAATGTAAGGACGTGTCTGACAGGTCTTTTTTATCATCTGTCTTCTCTTTATCTCTCAGAGAAGTCATGGTCCCCTCACTGCACTGGCTCCTGCTACTGTGGGGACTTCAGGGTCTTTGGGCACAGGACTATGAAGAAGACTATGAGGAAGAGGTGGTGACCACCAAGAAGAAGAGCAGACTAAATCCATCCAATTCCATACCGCAAAATGGCAAATGTAAGtctaaagtgttttttttttattctggggGTTGTTTTATTGACTCTTTCCCACTGATGCTCtttcttaaaaagaaaagtggTGTGGAATTTGTGCAGGCAGCACATctttcacttttttcataacTGGAAAAAAGCTGCTGccacaggtaaaaaaaatagaacatgATACTCAACAAGGACATCGCTGGAGGATGCAATCCACTCGGATTGATCATATCTCTCAGGCTCCTCAGAGCCATCCATCTCCTGTGTGACCGTTCAGTGCTCTGTTACCCAAATGTTTTATTCGTTCAGAATCCTGTTTCCCCAGGCGCATTCTCTCTGTGACATATTTCCGTGAAGATTAATGTGATTTATCTTCAGCCTATATTAGATCTGTGACCTCCTTCCATTGCTGAAGGTTGGTGCAGCAAGTTGAGTTACCCTTATTTTCTCTTCAAAATTATATGTCACACTCATGAACTTACCACACTCGTACTGAAAAGGCATCAGCCTATAGAGAATAAACAGTCAATAAATCACCTTTACCCCTTCTGAAGGCTCCACAGATGAAGTTTTCTCCCTCACTCATAAAATCCATTTGGCTGTGATCAGTTTAATCTTTATGTTTGGCTGGATATGAAACTTTTGCTCAGTCGATATGAAAGTATAAATGACATATCTTGATCGAGAAGGTCTAGACAACCGACTTGTCAACTTGGTGGTTTGTTATGAAGTCAAAACGGCAATCATCTAATAATGAAATTCATTTTAGGACAGGCCCTCCTTTTAAAAAGCctctaggctagctgtttccccttttccagtatttatgctaagctaacataTATTTAGCGTACAGACATGAGTGTGGTATAGATCTTCTCACCCAACTCCCAGCAAGAAAACAAattgtatttcccaaaatgtcaaactattccatTAATTCCTACTATCTCATTGTTAATAAATGCCCATCTCCTCTTCCTTGTCAGCACTAATTGATGAAGATTGCAGTTTGGAGTTAGCCTTCCTGATCGACAGCTCAGAGAGCGCCAAGGACAACCATGCCCAGGAGAAGCGCTTCGCCTCAGACGTGATGGACCGGCTGCAGAGCCTGCGGCTGCAGACCGGCCGGGGCCTCAGCTCCCGGGCCGCCCTCCTGCAGTACAGCAGCCATGTCATCATCGAGCAGACCTTCAAACAGTGGAGGGGCATCGCCGACTTCAAGGCCCGACTCGCTCCCATCACGTACATCGGTCACGGCACCTACACCACCTTCGCCATCACCAACCTCACCCGTATTTACCTGGAGGAGTCGGATCCCAGCAGCATCAAGGTGGCCGTTCTGCTCTTCGACGGCATCTCGCACCCCAGGAACCCAGACATCTTTTCAGCCGTGGCCGATGCCAAGAACCAGGGCATCCGCTTCTTCACCATAGGCATCACACCTGAAGCCAACGAGGCCGCCAATATAGCTCAGCTGCGGCTAATCGCTAGCTCCCCAGCCTCACGCTACCTTCACAACCTGCAGGACCGAGGCATTGTGGATACATTTATGAAGGAGATTGTgagtaaaaaataaacttatTTTGCTTTGTCTCAGATTCGATGCAGGATTGTAGATGGTGAAATTGGTATGCATGATAAGGTGATTTTGAAGAATAGAAATAACATATGCTTAGCCTTACAAAACAAAGTTACAATTATAAGCAACGAAACTCAGATTTTACTTTAATGCCCATGATGTCTCTTTGTTTAACAAAAGTTACAAAGAGTCTCGCTGTAAGTGTGACTAGATTGACTCTTCCCTATTAATGGAAGTTTTATTAAATTGagatttcaacttttttcacaaAAGGCATTGTAACTGAGATCTTTCTCGTTTACAAAAATCACTTGCAAGATTGTGCAAATTGCATGTACGTTTGATAATTGTTTATTCCCAGTAATGTATGCCAGGTAGAAGCTTCAAAACTCCATTATGCAGTGTGACTTTTCCAAATGTATCAAATGTTACTGTCTCTTACGTCTCCATGCACCCAATAATAACTTCCTTTGCACGTCTTTGACACCACCCACTGCTTGATTTCTTGTCTTATTGCATCCCTGATGTACACCTGCTACCTGCTGCCATAGTAAAAGGTCTGCTGTCATCACAAAAGTCATCACTGTAAAATGAAATTCACTCTGACATCCACTCAGTT
The genomic region above belongs to Perca fluviatilis chromosome 24, GENO_Pfluv_1.0, whole genome shotgun sequence and contains:
- the atp5f1b gene encoding ATP synthase subunit beta, mitochondrial, producing MLGAVGRCCTGALQALKPGVQPLKALVGSPAVLSRRDYVAPAAAAAAASGRIVAVIGAVVDVQFDEDLPPILNALEVAGRDSRLVLEVAQHLGENTVRTIAMDGTEGLVRGQRVLDTGAPIRIPVGPETLGRIMNVIGEPIDERGPISTKQTAPIHAEAPEFTDMSVEQEILVTGIKVVDLLAPYAKGGKIGLFGGAGVGKTVLIMELINNVAKAHGGYSVFAGVGERTREGNDLYHEMIESGVINLKDTTSKVALVYGQMNEPPGARARVALTGLTVAEYFRDQEGQDVLLFIDNIFRFTQAGSEVSALLGRIPSAVGYQPTLATDMGTMQERITTTKKGSITSVQAIYVPADDLTDPAPATTFAHLDATTVLSRAIAELGIYPAVDPLDSTSRIMDPNIVGTEHYEIARGVQKILQDYKSLQDIIAILGMDELSEEDKLTVARARKIQRFLSQPFQVAEVFTGHMGKLVPLKETIKGFKAILAGEYDSLPEQAFYMVGPIEEVVLKAEKLAEEHS